The Platichthys flesus chromosome 10, fPlaFle2.1, whole genome shotgun sequence genome includes a window with the following:
- the cln8 gene encoding protein CLN8: MDPVPQPSPLLSQPSAEYFQWDLRLQLIGLGFSFYAAVFLLSHLLSLALSHTYNSLLAKEKVFWNLAATRAAFGIQSTVAGLQALTEHSNLTRDKVRGQEDWSWFNVLTATGFFMFENVALHASSVAFRSFDLPLATHHFFALSGYAGAVVWDSLGHYLPMVTLLLEISTPFTCISWMLLKAGWARTLIWRANQWVMIHMFHCRMVLTYHLWWVTFTHLGEMITHVALPQLLLFFTGLALLTLIINPIWTHKKTMQLLKPVDWNFENKPATSYRAADSQSGASIKPHAS, encoded by the exons ATGGATCCTGTCCCGCAGCCCAGCCCTCTGCTCTCCCAGCCCAGTGCGGAGTACTTCCAATGGGACCTTCGCCTCCAGCTCATCGGTCTGGGTTTCAGCTTCTATGCAgcagtcttcctcctctctcacctcctgtCCCTGGCTCTGTCCCACACCTACAATTCGCTCCTCGCCAAGGAGAAGGTCTTCTGGAACCTGGCAGCCACCCGGGCGGCGTTCGGCATCCAGAGCACCGTGGCCGGTCTCCAGGCGCTGACTGAGCACTCCAATTTGACCAGAGACAAAgtgagaggacaggaggactgGTCGTGGTTCAACGTCCTCACAGCCACGGGGTTCTTCATGTTTGAGAATGTTGCACTACACGCCTCCAGTGTGGCATTCAGGTCATTCGACCTCCCACTGGCGACACACCATTTCTTCGCCCTGTCAGGGTATGCGGGGGCGGTGGTGTGGGACTCCCTTGGCCACTACCTGCCGATGGTTACGCTGCTGCTGGAGATAAGCACGCCGTTCACCTGTATATCCTGGATGTTACTGAAG GCCGGCTGGGCACGCACCCTGATCTGGAGAGCTAACCAGTGGGTGATGATCCACATGTTCCACTGTCGCATGGTGCTCACCTACCACCTCTGGTGGGTAACCTTCACCCACTTGGGGGAGATGATCACCCACGTGGCCCTGCCCCAGCTCCTGCTTTTCTTCACTGGCCTTGCTCTGCTTACGCTCATCATCAACCCCATCTGGACGCACAAGAAGACCATGCAGCTGCTCAAGCCTGTGGACTGGAACTTTGAAAACAAGCCAGCTACCTCATACAGGGCTGCGGACAGCCAGTCCGGGGCTTCCATCAAACCTCATGCCAGCTGA